The DNA sequence GGGAACGCGGGGCACACTGGCTATCGAACAGGGCCGACGGGGCCCGATTGGGACGGCGAATTACGATGTGGTAGTGCCGTTGCCGGCCACGGCGTCGCCTTGCAATGCAGCACCAAATTGGGTGCAAAGAGAAGAGATACATACGGCTGTGGCGTCTACTTAAAAAATGTTGGCAAATTTGTCCAGACGAATCAATGACTTAAGTCGATTAAGATTTAAAAAGTAGATTGCAGTGGCGATAAAATCGGTCGTGGTCTACTTTTTTATCATGCGCTCTCATGCATAACTTGAGGCTGCACACTGTTGGAAATTTACGCGCTTTTCACATCTGCGTTGGGCTACGCCGTTGAGCTAGTTAACGCATTTATTTGTCGGATATAACTTATGACCGACCAGCTAGTTTCTGGAGAGCTTGTGGTTGCGAAGGGAAAGCTTGCCACAGTTAAAACGGTATTCAGTGACAAGCATATCAGGGTAATTATTAATGCTTCTGGCGAGGCACTGATAGTTTCTAAGCGCGATATCGAGCGGATTGCAGGGGTCGCCGATAAACTGAGCGTTGCTAATGAAGTTCGTCTAAATGTTAATGACTATACAGAAGATGAGCTATCTCTTGCCGCTGAACGCTATAACGTAATTAGGAAGTGGAAATTAGCGGAAGTAACGATAAGTGAAGCTTGTCTGCTGCTAAACGTATCGCGGAGCTATTTCTTCCAATTGGCCAAGAAGTTCGACGAGGACGTTGGTCCGTTGTCTCTAGTTCTCCAGAAGCGGGGGGTTAAGGAAGGTGTAACCCGGTTGGATGAATCAGTTGAAGTGGCAATTTTTGAAGCGACTAAAAAAGTGTACGCGTCGAGAGGGGCTAGTTATAGCAAAGTTTGGGTGGAAGTTGATGTTAAATGTAAAGAGCAGGGTTTTCCTTCTCCTTGTAAGGATACAGTTTTGCGGCGCGTGCGATCAATTTTATCAGAAAAAAACAGATTAAAAATAAAACGGGGCCCTGACGCGGCAGCCCAAAAGTTTATAGCGCGCGCAGGTAAGAAAACTGTTCAAAGACCGTTACAGTGGGTGCAAATGGACCACACATTGGTCGACATCATTCTGCTAGCGGACGATCGTGTCCATGTGATTGGTCGCCCTTGGTTAACGGTAGCAATTGACGTATACACACGAGTAATTCTTGGGTACTACCTCAGTCTTCACGTTCCGTCGACTGTTTCGGTAGCATGTGCACTTAGCCAGAGTGTGCTTCCTAAAGTAGGTTTTGCCAGAACTGTTGGCATAGATTCTGAAGATTATCCCTATTATGGCAAGCCCGAGGTTCTGCACATGGATAATGCCGCAGAGTTTACAAGTGCAAAATTCAAGGCTGGATGCGAAGCATTTGGAATACATCCTGCGTACCGTCCAATTGGTCAAAAGCACTTTGGCGGCCATGTGGAAAGATTGATTGGTACGTTCATGACAACCAAAGTGCACTTATTAAAGGGCACTACGATGTCGAATTCGGTTGCGCGCCGGGATCTCAATAGTGAAAAGAGCGCCACCATGACCTTCTCTGATTTTTTTGGCTGGTTTGCGCGCGAAGTGGTTGTCTACCATTCTACGATACATAGCGCATTGAAAATTAGTCCGCGACAAACATGGGCTGACTATTTTGCACCAAACGGGGGTATTCCTTATCCTCCGAAACTTTCGGACCCCGAGCAGCTGAAACTTTGGTTCATGCCTCAAGAAAGCCGTAAAGTTAATCCGGGAGGTATCAAGCTGCATGGCCAAGTCTATTGGGATCCTGTACTAACACCTTTTGTTGGTGCAAGCAATGTAATTGTTAAGTCAGATCCGTTCAATATGAATCAGGTGTGGGTGAAATTGAATGGCCAATTTTGTCCTATTCCCCTGGCTGACCTGACGGGACAGGCACCCAGCTATGAAGAATATCGCGCAAGTAAGTTCCATCGTCGAGCGGTACGCTCTGGAGCTATCTGTGATGATAGAGGGCGCAAAGCCTACAGGGCCAAGCAAGAAATCGAGGCGGAGAGTACCAGGCTAACTCGAAAGGAGAGACGCCGACATGCCGCAGAAAAAGCTTATTTTGATGCTCAGCCAATGCCCACCGGGGATAATTCGGCAGTTAAGCCGGTTAAGATAAAGCCTGACTATGCGGCTCCTCCAAAGAGATTCAAGCCTGAGGACCCGAAATGAGCGGGGAGCACGTTCGACATGACATGCAAAAGTATCTGACCGCTGATATAGATGTGCGAATTGCTGCAATTCATCAAGAGTTTTGGGTGGATAATAATTCCAGCGAAGCTGTATTTCGAATGATGAATAATATAGCGGCCGTCCCAGAGCGTATGAATGCGCCAGCGTTGCTTGTGGTTGGTCCCGGCGGGTCCGGTAAAACCGCGATTATCTCGAAGATCCCTAAACGAGTTAGAAACAGCGAAGGATTAGCCATCCTCTCCATGGCAGAATCACCCGAGATTAACGTAAAGAAGAGTCTTAAAGTTGAGCTTGCGCTGGCGCTTGGTTTGCCAGTCGCATCTGGAGGGAGGCCTAAAAGCGGCCCGGATATCCCAAACGAAATCAGAGAAGTCATCAAACTTAGGAAAATTTGGGGGCTAGTTATTGATGAGTTTCATGATGCGCTGCTGCGTTCCAAGCAGGAACAACGGATCAATATGTCTATCCTTAAGAAACTGCTGGGATTGGAGTATGGCTTGAAGCTGTTCTGCTTTGGTACAGTTAGCGCGAGGAATGCCCTTCAGTCTAATGATGAATTCAAAAGGCGGTTTCATGAGATCGCCCTTGCAGATTGGTGTGAAGATGAGGCATTTAGATCCTTTCTGCTAGAGGTCGAGGAATCATTGCCGTTACAGCTGCCGTCGCAATTGTACTCTGAGGAAATGGTAAGATCGATATTATCTATTACTT is a window from the Pseudomonas sp. MTM4 genome containing:
- a CDS encoding Mu transposase C-terminal domain-containing protein; its protein translation is MTDQLVSGELVVAKGKLATVKTVFSDKHIRVIINASGEALIVSKRDIERIAGVADKLSVANEVRLNVNDYTEDELSLAAERYNVIRKWKLAEVTISEACLLLNVSRSYFFQLAKKFDEDVGPLSLVLQKRGVKEGVTRLDESVEVAIFEATKKVYASRGASYSKVWVEVDVKCKEQGFPSPCKDTVLRRVRSILSEKNRLKIKRGPDAAAQKFIARAGKKTVQRPLQWVQMDHTLVDIILLADDRVHVIGRPWLTVAIDVYTRVILGYYLSLHVPSTVSVACALSQSVLPKVGFARTVGIDSEDYPYYGKPEVLHMDNAAEFTSAKFKAGCEAFGIHPAYRPIGQKHFGGHVERLIGTFMTTKVHLLKGTTMSNSVARRDLNSEKSATMTFSDFFGWFAREVVVYHSTIHSALKISPRQTWADYFAPNGGIPYPPKLSDPEQLKLWFMPQESRKVNPGGIKLHGQVYWDPVLTPFVGASNVIVKSDPFNMNQVWVKLNGQFCPIPLADLTGQAPSYEEYRASKFHRRAVRSGAICDDRGRKAYRAKQEIEAESTRLTRKERRRHAAEKAYFDAQPMPTGDNSAVKPVKIKPDYAAPPKRFKPEDPK
- a CDS encoding TniB family NTP-binding protein, which encodes MQKYLTADIDVRIAAIHQEFWVDNNSSEAVFRMMNNIAAVPERMNAPALLVVGPGGSGKTAIISKIPKRVRNSEGLAILSMAESPEINVKKSLKVELALALGLPVASGGRPKSGPDIPNEIREVIKLRKIWGLVIDEFHDALLRSKQEQRINMSILKKLLGLEYGLKLFCFGTVSARNALQSNDEFKRRFHEIALADWCEDEAFRSFLLEVEESLPLQLPSQLYSEEMVRSILSITYGRMDKTLELIRGAACYAVKLGVEKVDLEMLRRASKNPWGY